A DNA window from uncultured Methanoregula sp. contains the following coding sequences:
- a CDS encoding terminase family protein: protein MPESCSLANSIALLPAQQRHQLISELTPEQAEDLLYDWKFWARPNQLPPIGQWRVWLILAGRGWGKTRTGAEFVIDQVRAGKARRVALIGPTAADVRDVMVEGESGILACSPPDFMPLYEPSKRRLTWPNGAIATLYSGEEPDRLRGPQHDLIWADEPAAWKYVETWDMAMFGLRLGEDPRVVATTTPRPIPLIKELLKDPTTAPTRGSTYENQDNLAPAFLEKIVRKYEGTRLGRQELNAEILDDNPGALWQRDCIENLRIKRADLPDIVRIFEGVDPAVTSGEESAETGIIIVGESLPINGVVHYYVLADYSIQGSPHQWALAVSNGYYDYFVDRVIGEQNNGGELVEVNLRTIDENISYSGVYASRGKRTRAEPISALYEQGRVHHVGTFPQLEDQLCEWVPGDKSPDRLDALVWAISKMIEREEREETVTVLDDDSDYGGISPV, encoded by the coding sequence ATGCCCGAGAGCTGCTCGCTCGCAAACTCGATAGCCTTGCTGCCCGCACAGCAAAGACACCAGCTGATCAGTGAACTAACCCCGGAGCAGGCAGAGGATCTGCTCTACGACTGGAAGTTCTGGGCACGTCCGAACCAGTTGCCCCCGATCGGGCAATGGAGAGTATGGCTCATCCTTGCAGGCCGGGGGTGGGGGAAGACCCGGACCGGTGCGGAGTTCGTTATCGACCAGGTGCGAGCGGGGAAGGCCCGGCGCGTGGCTCTCATCGGCCCGACCGCCGCGGATGTCAGGGATGTGATGGTTGAAGGGGAGAGCGGGATCCTCGCGTGTTCGCCCCCGGACTTCATGCCCCTGTACGAACCCTCGAAACGTCGGCTGACGTGGCCCAACGGGGCAATCGCCACCCTATATTCAGGAGAGGAACCCGACCGGCTCCGGGGCCCGCAGCACGATCTCATCTGGGCCGACGAACCCGCCGCGTGGAAATACGTCGAGACCTGGGACATGGCGATGTTCGGCCTCCGATTAGGAGAAGATCCGCGAGTGGTGGCGACAACAACGCCCCGCCCGATCCCGCTCATCAAGGAACTGCTCAAGGACCCGACAACCGCCCCGACCCGGGGCAGCACGTACGAGAACCAGGACAACCTTGCCCCGGCGTTCCTCGAAAAGATCGTCAGGAAATACGAAGGCACGCGGCTTGGAAGGCAGGAACTCAACGCGGAGATCCTGGACGACAACCCCGGGGCACTCTGGCAGCGGGACTGCATCGAGAACCTGAGGATAAAGAGGGCCGATCTCCCGGACATTGTCAGGATATTCGAGGGGGTTGATCCCGCGGTCACGTCCGGGGAAGAGAGTGCAGAGACCGGGATTATCATCGTGGGCGAATCGCTCCCTATCAACGGCGTTGTCCACTACTACGTTTTAGCCGATTACTCTATCCAGGGATCCCCACACCAGTGGGCGCTTGCAGTCTCGAACGGCTATTACGACTACTTTGTTGATCGCGTCATAGGCGAGCAGAACAACGGAGGCGAACTTGTCGAGGTCAACCTCCGCACCATAGACGAGAACATCTCTTACAGTGGTGTCTATGCAAGCCGGGGGAAGCGGACGAGAGCAGAACCCATATCCGCCCTCTATGAACAGGGCAGGGTCCACCATGTCGGGACGTTCCCGCAACTGGAGGATCAGCTCTGCGAGTGGGTACCGGGAGACAAGTCACCGGATCGTCTGGATGCGCTTGTCTGGGCGATCTCGAAGATGATCGAACGAGAAGAGCGGGAAGAAACCGTGACGGTTCTTGATGATGACAGCGATTACGGAGGCATCAGCCCGGTTTAA
- a CDS encoding DUF2080 family transposase-associated protein, translating into MSKVPVYKDGKVIARVEYNSKLDFWDGRNMTSGSVGRHLGYTKLAKSGEYVLIHGTQWDGEHDSAEIISAKDLLEAAARTNNLDAVLAAYPELKEMVEGEEVAPAPAEEIEVQVVGFGNGAHITLPKDLIGQRIRYKVVKE; encoded by the coding sequence ATGAGCAAAGTGCCGGTCTACAAAGACGGCAAGGTGATTGCGCGGGTCGAGTATAATAGCAAACTCGACTTTTGGGACGGGCGGAACATGACGAGCGGGTCCGTTGGTCGTCACCTTGGGTACACCAAACTCGCTAAGTCTGGAGAGTATGTATTGATCCATGGCACGCAATGGGACGGGGAGCACGATTCGGCTGAGATCATATCTGCCAAGGATCTTCTTGAGGCAGCGGCACGCACCAACAACCTTGACGCTGTGCTGGCAGCTTACCCCGAGCTCAAAGAGATGGTTGAGGGTGAGGAGGTCGCCCCGGCCCCGGCCGAAGAGATCGAGGTGCAGGTCGTCGGGTTCGGCAATGGCGCCCACATCACGCTGCCGAAGGACCTGATCGGCCAGAGAATACGGTACAAAGTTGTTAAGGAGTGA
- a CDS encoding minor capsid protein, translated as MVPPPEALVEFLAKTTDTLRSDTIKALTRGSVISSVEGQEYAASSLGIQLNFNLVNSYAVEKSKDYRDFLTRAGGSMINGEFKPWLRDTIEADRRAVTDIIMKGIQQGRPPRDLRKDLDAIFTQGEHNSSLVAYQETRRLLTDGTNQRWKDEGIEEGIYHHLDPQLNPRPEHQAMDGRRVRIDDPEIQAMLNDYNCHCWIEPVAPGAEA; from the coding sequence ATGGTGCCCCCGCCCGAAGCCCTTGTAGAATTCCTTGCAAAGACGACCGACACGCTCAGGAGCGACACCATCAAAGCCCTGACCCGGGGCTCCGTGATCTCGAGCGTTGAGGGGCAGGAATACGCCGCATCGTCGCTCGGGATCCAGCTGAACTTCAACCTCGTCAACTCTTACGCGGTCGAGAAGTCCAAAGATTACCGCGACTTCCTCACGCGGGCCGGGGGATCTATGATCAACGGGGAATTCAAGCCGTGGTTGAGGGATACGATCGAGGCTGATCGCAGGGCCGTCACCGACATCATCATGAAAGGCATCCAGCAAGGCAGGCCGCCCCGGGATCTCCGCAAGGATCTTGACGCCATCTTCACGCAGGGGGAGCACAACAGCAGTCTTGTGGCATACCAGGAAACCCGCCGGCTGCTTACCGACGGCACGAATCAGCGATGGAAAGACGAAGGCATTGAGGAAGGGATCTATCACCATCTCGACCCGCAACTCAATCCCCGGCCCGAACATCAGGCCATGGACGGCCGTAGGGTAAGAATAGATGATCCGGAGATCCAGGCGATGCTCAACGACTACAACTGCCACTGCTGGATCGAGCCCGTCGCACCGGGGGCGGAAGCATGA